The proteins below are encoded in one region of Micromonospora yangpuensis:
- a CDS encoding SfnB family sulfur acquisition oxidoreductase, with translation MTNVAVLSSAEAVALAAEFAAGFARDAADRDARRVLPLTEVDQISAAGLLAITVPARHGGADLPTETVAEVFRLLSAGDPNIGQIPHSHFVYVNQLRLRGTDGQQKLLFGEVLAGRRFGNAQSEAGTRHVREIKTTLTADGPGWWRLNGRKFYATGALLAHRIPVLAHLGPDGPLHVAWVDRHAGGVDVVDDWNGLGQRTTASGSVVLQDVPVPDELITPYAVTFDQPQTYGAFAQVLHAAIDAGIARAALTDAAWFVRHRSRPYPDANVDRAADDPLVVHAFGEMELAVRASEALLAEAARAIDRANADLTARSATDASLAVAAARAATTHAALQASSRLFEVAGTRSASATHHLDRHWRNARTHTLHDPAAWKLQHLGRWVVDGTPPPSHGQV, from the coding sequence ATGACGAACGTTGCCGTCCTTTCCTCGGCCGAGGCGGTCGCCCTCGCCGCCGAGTTCGCCGCCGGGTTCGCCCGGGACGCGGCCGACCGCGACGCGCGGCGCGTCCTGCCGCTGACCGAGGTCGACCAGATCAGCGCGGCCGGGCTGCTGGCGATCACCGTCCCGGCCCGGCACGGCGGGGCCGACCTGCCGACGGAGACGGTCGCGGAGGTGTTCCGGCTGCTGTCCGCCGGTGACCCCAACATCGGCCAGATTCCGCACAGCCACTTCGTCTACGTCAACCAGCTGCGTCTGCGGGGCACCGACGGCCAACAGAAGCTTCTCTTCGGTGAGGTGCTGGCCGGCCGCCGCTTCGGCAACGCGCAGTCCGAGGCCGGCACCCGACACGTACGCGAGATCAAGACCACGCTGACCGCCGACGGCCCGGGGTGGTGGCGACTCAACGGCCGCAAGTTCTACGCCACCGGCGCCCTGCTGGCACACCGGATCCCCGTGCTCGCCCACCTCGGGCCGGACGGGCCGCTGCACGTCGCCTGGGTCGACCGGCACGCCGGGGGCGTCGACGTCGTCGACGACTGGAACGGGCTGGGCCAGCGCACCACCGCCAGCGGGTCGGTCGTCCTGCAGGACGTGCCGGTGCCCGACGAGCTCATCACCCCGTACGCGGTGACCTTCGATCAGCCGCAGACCTACGGCGCGTTCGCGCAGGTGCTGCATGCCGCGATCGACGCCGGCATCGCACGGGCGGCCCTGACCGACGCGGCGTGGTTCGTCCGCCACCGGAGCCGACCCTACCCGGACGCGAACGTCGATCGGGCGGCCGACGATCCCCTCGTGGTGCACGCCTTCGGGGAGATGGAACTGGCCGTACGCGCAAGCGAGGCGCTGCTGGCCGAGGCTGCCCGGGCCATCGACCGGGCCAACGCCGACCTGACCGCCCGGTCCGCGACGGACGCGTCGCTGGCTGTCGCCGCGGCGCGGGCCGCCACCACCCACGCGGCCCTGCAGGCGAGCAGCCGGCTCTTCGAGGTGGCCGGCACCCGGTCCGCCAGCGCCACGCACCACCTCGACCGGCACTGGCGTAACGCGCGCACCCACACGTTGCACGATCCGGCGGCGTGGAAGCTCCAGCACCTCGGCCGCTGGGTCGTCGACGGCACCCCGCCCCCCAGCCACGGACAGGTGTGA
- a CDS encoding LLM class flavin-dependent oxidoreductase, giving the protein MTALQFHWFLPTNGGDGRQIVGGGHGTPADVGARAASVAYLGQIARSAEQLGFEAALTPTGAWCEDAWITTAMLSSLSARLKFLVAFRPGLTSPFLAAQMAATFQNLSGGRLLLNVVTGGESHEQRMYGDFLDKDARYQRTGEFLEIVRALWTGQPVDVRGRYFQLAEAVLTQLPDPVPRIYFGGSSPAALEVAARHVDVYLTWGEPPAAVAEKVRRVRELADRQGRALSFGLRVHTIARDTAQEAWAEADRLLAGISAEQIRQVQAGLRRSESEGQRRMLALNGGTKDGLEIHPHLWAGVGLVRGGAGTALVGDHRQVADLIEQYVEVGVTEFVLSGYPHLEEAYRFGEGVLPELSRRGLWQHPAPVRHAAPVVPFAAAPVAERSVAG; this is encoded by the coding sequence ATGACCGCTCTGCAGTTCCACTGGTTCCTGCCGACCAACGGCGGCGACGGCCGGCAGATCGTCGGCGGCGGCCACGGCACCCCGGCCGACGTGGGCGCCCGGGCTGCCTCCGTGGCCTACCTCGGGCAGATCGCCCGTTCGGCCGAGCAACTGGGCTTCGAGGCCGCCCTGACCCCCACCGGTGCGTGGTGCGAGGACGCCTGGATCACCACCGCGATGCTGAGCAGCCTGTCGGCACGGCTGAAGTTCCTCGTCGCGTTCCGCCCCGGTCTCACCTCGCCGTTCCTCGCCGCCCAGATGGCCGCCACCTTCCAGAACCTCTCCGGCGGCCGGTTGCTGCTCAACGTGGTCACCGGCGGCGAGAGCCACGAACAACGGATGTACGGCGACTTCCTCGACAAGGACGCCCGTTACCAGCGGACCGGGGAGTTCCTGGAGATCGTCCGCGCGCTCTGGACGGGTCAGCCCGTCGACGTGCGCGGACGGTACTTCCAGCTCGCCGAGGCGGTCCTGACCCAGCTTCCCGACCCCGTGCCGCGGATCTACTTCGGTGGATCGTCGCCGGCGGCCCTGGAGGTGGCCGCCCGACACGTCGACGTCTACCTGACCTGGGGTGAACCGCCGGCCGCGGTCGCCGAGAAGGTACGCCGGGTGCGTGAACTCGCCGATCGGCAGGGCCGGGCCCTCTCCTTCGGCCTGCGGGTGCACACCATCGCCCGGGACACCGCGCAGGAGGCCTGGGCGGAGGCCGACCGTCTGCTGGCCGGCATCTCCGCGGAGCAGATCCGCCAGGTCCAGGCGGGCCTGCGGCGTAGTGAGTCCGAGGGGCAGCGCCGGATGCTCGCCCTCAACGGCGGCACCAAGGACGGGCTGGAGATCCATCCCCACCTGTGGGCCGGTGTGGGGCTGGTGCGTGGCGGCGCCGGCACCGCGCTCGTCGGCGACCACCGGCAGGTCGCCGACCTCATCGAACAGTACGTCGAGGTGGGTGTCACCGAGTTCGTGCTCTCCGGTTACCCGCACCTGGAGGAGGCGTACCGCTTCGGTGAGGGTGTGCTGCCCGAGCTGTCCCGTCGCGGTCTCTGGCAGCACCCGGCGCCCGTGCGACACGCGGCGCCGGTCGTACCCTTCGCTGCGGCACCGGTGGCCGAGAGGTCGGTGGCGGGGTGA
- a CDS encoding NADPH-dependent FMN reductase — protein MSARVAVVVGNPRPASRTLAAAQYVAQQLTGREPELTVDLATLGPALLDWDDPGVAALVAEIGAADLVVVASPTYKGTYTGLLKLFLDRFATGTGLRGIAVPLLVGAAPQHHLAAELTLRPVLTEIGATVAGRGLFVIDRRYDDPAAYAEWLAATTPVVAALLRSRPASH, from the coding sequence GTGAGCGCCCGGGTCGCCGTCGTGGTCGGCAACCCCCGGCCGGCCAGCCGCACCCTCGCCGCGGCGCAGTACGTCGCCCAGCAGCTCACCGGCCGCGAGCCGGAGCTGACCGTCGATCTCGCGACCCTGGGCCCGGCGTTGCTGGACTGGGACGACCCCGGCGTGGCCGCCCTGGTGGCCGAGATCGGTGCGGCTGACCTCGTGGTGGTGGCGAGCCCCACCTACAAGGGCACCTACACGGGGCTGCTCAAGCTCTTCCTCGATCGGTTCGCCACCGGGACGGGGCTGCGCGGGATCGCTGTTCCGCTGCTGGTCGGGGCCGCGCCGCAGCATCACCTGGCCGCGGAACTCACCCTGCGCCCGGTGCTCACCGAGATCGGTGCGACGGTGGCCGGACGCGGCCTGTTCGTGATCGACCGTCGGTACGACGATCCTGCGGCCTACGCGGAGTGGCTCGCCGCGACGACCCCGGTCGTGGCGGCTCTTCTGCGGAGCCGGCCGGCGTCCCATTGA
- a CDS encoding vanadium-dependent haloperoxidase, with amino-acid sequence MTLLTVGSRHRGLAGIVAAALLAGVSATAPAAAAAKVDTALQWYDVTAAAIATSTRPQVTNSRAWAISWLAATRAVRTAPVGTARHYQDAALASAVHTALSNLTPEAAPTLDAALQATLRRIPDGRAEERGIAAGQAQARSLLAQRTGDGLDPASVNPAYPTPEPRPGIWQPTPPSFGTAQQAGNRLATPFLLDRVDRYRPGPPPALTSKRYRTDLAEVRAYGAADSVVRTPQQTDTATFWLGSSLTLYTGILRAALAQSTHPVARRAGLVAIFHVALVDTQIATSDAKYAYLRWRPVTALRADTDPDWTPLHTTPAHPDYPSGHNTYSGAAEQVLTALVGPRARQPYTIDSPSQPGATRTYHDWRGPTLDNVDARVWSGIHTRTADEVGVELGRDVAEHAVRHAPRLLR; translated from the coding sequence ATGACCCTGCTGACCGTAGGATCCCGGCACCGTGGCCTGGCCGGGATCGTCGCCGCCGCGCTGCTCGCCGGCGTATCCGCCACCGCACCGGCTGCCGCCGCCGCGAAGGTCGACACCGCCCTGCAGTGGTACGACGTCACCGCGGCCGCCATCGCCACCAGTACCCGCCCCCAGGTCACCAACAGCCGGGCCTGGGCGATCAGCTGGCTCGCCGCCACCCGCGCCGTGCGTACCGCGCCGGTCGGCACCGCGCGCCACTACCAGGACGCCGCGCTCGCGTCCGCGGTCCACACCGCGCTGAGCAACCTGACACCCGAGGCTGCCCCGACGCTCGACGCCGCACTCCAGGCCACGTTGCGCCGGATCCCCGACGGACGGGCCGAGGAGCGGGGCATCGCCGCCGGCCAGGCGCAGGCGCGATCGTTGCTGGCCCAGCGCACCGGTGACGGTCTCGATCCCGCCTCGGTCAACCCCGCCTATCCCACGCCCGAACCACGGCCCGGGATCTGGCAACCCACCCCGCCGAGCTTCGGCACCGCCCAGCAGGCCGGCAACCGCCTCGCCACGCCGTTCCTGCTCGACCGGGTGGACCGCTACCGGCCCGGTCCACCGCCGGCCCTGACCTCGAAGCGATACCGGACGGACCTGGCCGAGGTCCGCGCGTACGGCGCCGCCGACAGCGTGGTACGGACACCGCAACAGACCGACACGGCCACCTTCTGGCTCGGTTCCTCGCTGACGCTCTACACCGGGATCCTGCGCGCCGCGCTCGCGCAGTCCACCCATCCGGTCGCCCGGCGGGCAGGCCTCGTGGCCATCTTCCACGTCGCCCTCGTCGACACCCAGATCGCGACCTCCGACGCCAAGTACGCCTACCTGCGCTGGCGACCGGTCACCGCCCTGCGGGCCGACACCGATCCCGACTGGACGCCACTGCACACCACGCCCGCCCACCCGGACTACCCGAGCGGACACAACACCTACTCCGGCGCCGCGGAGCAGGTGCTCACCGCACTGGTGGGGCCACGGGCCCGACAGCCGTACACGATCGACAGCCCCAGCCAGCCAGGTGCCACCCGGACCTACCACGACTGGCGGGGTCCGACCCTGGACAACGTCGACGCCCGCGTCTGGTCGGGGATCCACACCCGTACCGCCGACGAGGTCGGGGTCGAACTCGGCCGTGACGTCGCCGAGCACGCCGTCCGCCACGCACCACGGCTGCTCCGCTGA
- a CDS encoding flavin reductase family protein, whose protein sequence is MPQSADSPTLVDADAQALRGLLRHQASTVTVVTASGDPAVGFTATSFTSVSLEPPVVSFCLDLRSSSWPTVSRSRHVGVHLLGHHQQDLARTFATSGVDRFAAPTRWRVGPEGVPLIEDTLAWLLCRVVERVTVGDHAIVLAEPELLQQAVVGSPLLYHRGRYAGLAEYLEPPARRAA, encoded by the coding sequence ATGCCCCAGTCCGCTGACAGCCCCACGTTGGTCGACGCCGACGCGCAGGCCCTGCGCGGGTTGCTGCGCCATCAGGCCAGCACCGTCACCGTGGTCACCGCATCCGGCGATCCGGCCGTCGGCTTCACCGCCACGTCGTTCACCTCGGTGTCCCTGGAGCCACCGGTCGTCTCGTTCTGCCTCGACCTTCGGTCGTCGAGCTGGCCGACCGTGTCCCGCAGCCGGCACGTGGGGGTTCACCTGCTCGGCCACCACCAACAGGATCTGGCGCGGACGTTCGCGACCAGCGGGGTCGACCGGTTCGCCGCGCCGACCCGCTGGCGGGTCGGTCCCGAGGGGGTACCGCTGATCGAGGACACGCTGGCCTGGCTGTTGTGCCGGGTGGTGGAACGGGTGACCGTCGGCGACCACGCCATCGTCCTCGCCGAGCCGGAACTGCTGCAGCAGGCCGTCGTCGGCTCGCCGTTGCTCTACCACCGCGGCCGGTACGCGGGCCTGGCCGAGTACCTCGAACCGCCTGCTCGCCGCGCGGCCTGA
- a CDS encoding zinc-binding dehydrogenase: MSPPVAGFAVRVGGAGPARGGDQRPPFRIVWRSFMRAIIATPDAGPGYRPDEVPDPVAGPSQVLIAVEHVSVNHGEVRYARAFPAGTMLGHDAVGRVLRAATTGTGPRVGAWVIALGAGAWAHRMAVDVGAVAEIPGGMDVAELAVLPTVGVTALRALRSTGPLRGRRVLVTGASGGVGRIAVQLASSQGAEVIAVVGSASRADGLASLGAKEVVVGIDAIAGEVDVVVETVGGVVLPAAWRLLSPGGVLHSIGWASGEPATFPVNSTFAPGAARSLRSFGDVASPGADLACLLGLVRDGALRVPVGWRGSWRHLDEAAAALLGRRVAGKVLLDVD; this comes from the coding sequence GTGTCGCCGCCGGTGGCCGGTTTCGCTGTGCGGGTCGGCGGCGCAGGCCCCGCTCGCGGCGGCGATCAGCGACCGCCGTTCCGGATCGTCTGGAGGAGTTTCATGCGTGCGATCATCGCCACCCCTGACGCAGGCCCCGGCTATCGGCCGGACGAGGTTCCCGATCCGGTCGCGGGCCCCAGCCAGGTCCTGATCGCCGTTGAACACGTGTCGGTCAACCACGGCGAGGTCCGCTATGCCCGCGCGTTTCCGGCCGGGACCATGCTCGGGCATGACGCTGTCGGGCGCGTGCTACGAGCCGCCACCACGGGTACCGGCCCGCGCGTCGGTGCGTGGGTGATCGCCCTCGGTGCCGGTGCCTGGGCACACCGGATGGCCGTCGATGTCGGCGCCGTCGCCGAGATCCCCGGCGGGATGGACGTCGCCGAGTTGGCTGTCCTGCCGACCGTCGGGGTGACCGCCCTCCGTGCGCTGCGCTCCACCGGGCCACTTCGCGGGCGGCGCGTGCTGGTGACCGGCGCGTCCGGGGGAGTGGGCCGCATCGCCGTGCAACTGGCAAGCAGCCAGGGTGCCGAGGTGATCGCGGTGGTCGGATCCGCCAGTCGGGCGGATGGTCTGGCGTCGCTCGGCGCGAAGGAGGTCGTGGTCGGCATCGATGCCATCGCGGGCGAGGTTGACGTGGTCGTCGAGACGGTGGGTGGGGTCGTACTGCCGGCCGCCTGGCGGCTGTTGTCTCCGGGCGGCGTGCTGCACAGCATCGGGTGGGCCTCCGGGGAGCCCGCGACCTTCCCGGTGAACTCCACCTTCGCTCCCGGGGCGGCGCGGTCCCTGCGGTCCTTCGGTGATGTCGCCTCGCCCGGTGCGGACCTGGCGTGCCTGCTGGGCCTCGTGCGTGACGGTGCGCTCCGGGTGCCGGTGGGCTGGCGCGGCTCCTGGCGGCACCTCGACGAGGCCGCGGCGGCGTTGCTCGGGCGCCGGGTGGCCGGCAAGGTGCTGCTCGACGTGGACTGA
- a CDS encoding ABC transporter substrate-binding protein yields MLAPRLRTLTAVALATLLAGAAGCSTGPAPASEPAGLPRSGGTLTWAVETEPITLNPHLYAQAKARLLVWNTFESLLGYDQQGKLAPWLATGWQTTPDGRSYTFTLRDGVTFSDGTPFDATAVKANIDKLREPGYTPAVAAVQLRHLDTVEVVDPRTVRFTLTEPDVLILDFLASPQGAQVSPRSLREAKNLKAGGVDLAGTGPFVLDRYVPGQELHYTRNPDYDRAPPGATHTGPAHLDGITYRFLKESAVRIGALTSGQVQLVEGVPATDQPLITANPRLRLIRQLNSGSAYSYYFNTSRAPFDDLRVRQAFQEAVEVDTVLRSVYRDTAVRAWSVVSPSGPLYDKRLEGGYGGDAATANALLDQAGWTRRDADGYRVKDGRRLTVRLVQAAPYVRDRRDVLAQAIQAAVKASAGIDLKVSMVDQGTAQEAFDSNQYEVFDNSRADTDAGVALNLLLHSQGGVNRTRVDDRRIDQLLEAGQATADPAGRASIYADLQQRVVTEQALLLPLYAPADQIAASTTVGGVRFEPTAGVPASAYDLWIGN; encoded by the coding sequence ATGCTCGCGCCCCGCCTGCGTACCCTGACCGCCGTCGCCCTCGCCACCCTGCTCGCCGGCGCCGCCGGTTGCTCCACAGGCCCCGCGCCCGCCTCCGAACCGGCCGGCCTACCACGCTCCGGCGGCACCCTCACCTGGGCCGTGGAAACCGAACCGATCACCCTCAACCCGCACCTGTACGCCCAGGCGAAAGCCCGCCTGCTGGTCTGGAACACCTTCGAGTCCCTGCTCGGCTACGACCAACAGGGCAAACTGGCGCCCTGGCTGGCCACCGGCTGGCAGACCACACCGGACGGTCGCTCCTACACCTTCACCCTGCGCGACGGGGTCACGTTCTCCGACGGCACCCCGTTCGACGCCACCGCCGTCAAGGCCAACATCGACAAGCTCCGGGAACCCGGGTACACCCCGGCCGTCGCCGCCGTGCAGCTACGCCATCTCGACACCGTCGAGGTGGTGGACCCGCGCACGGTGCGCTTTACCCTCACCGAACCGGACGTGCTCATCCTCGACTTCCTCGCGTCTCCGCAGGGCGCGCAGGTTTCCCCGAGATCACTGCGGGAGGCGAAGAACCTCAAGGCCGGCGGTGTGGACCTCGCCGGCACCGGCCCGTTCGTGCTGGACCGGTACGTGCCCGGTCAGGAACTGCACTACACCCGCAACCCCGACTACGACCGGGCGCCGCCCGGCGCCACCCACACCGGCCCCGCGCACCTGGACGGCATCACCTACCGGTTCCTCAAGGAGTCCGCCGTCCGGATCGGCGCCCTCACCTCCGGTCAGGTCCAGCTCGTCGAAGGTGTGCCCGCCACCGACCAGCCGTTGATCACCGCCAACCCGAGGCTGCGCCTGATCCGGCAGCTCAACTCCGGATCGGCCTACTCCTACTACTTCAACACCTCCCGGGCACCCTTCGACGACCTGCGGGTACGTCAGGCCTTCCAGGAAGCCGTCGAGGTCGACACCGTGCTCAGGTCCGTATACCGCGACACCGCCGTCCGGGCGTGGAGCGTCGTCAGCCCGTCCGGTCCGCTGTACGACAAGCGACTCGAAGGCGGCTACGGCGGCGACGCGGCCACCGCCAACGCCCTACTGGACCAGGCCGGCTGGACCCGGCGCGACGCCGACGGCTACCGGGTCAAGGACGGCAGGCGGCTCACCGTCCGGCTGGTGCAGGCCGCCCCGTACGTCCGGGACCGCCGCGACGTCCTGGCCCAGGCCATCCAGGCCGCCGTCAAGGCCAGCGCCGGCATCGACCTCAAGGTCTCCATGGTCGACCAGGGCACCGCCCAGGAGGCCTTCGACAGCAACCAGTACGAGGTCTTCGACAACTCCCGCGCCGACACCGACGCGGGCGTCGCACTGAACCTCCTGCTGCACAGCCAGGGCGGCGTCAACCGGACCAGGGTCGACGATCGGCGCATAGACCAGCTGCTGGAAGCCGGTCAGGCCACCGCCGACCCCGCCGGACGCGCCTCGATCTACGCCGACCTGCAGCAACGCGTCGTCACCGAGCAGGCGCTGCTGCTGCCCCTCTACGCACCGGCCGACCAGATCGCCGCCAGCACCACCGTCGGCGGGGTCCGGTTCGAACCCACCGCGGGCGTTCCGGCCAGCGCCTACGACCTGTGGATCGGCAACTGA